A part of Methanomassiliicoccales archaeon genomic DNA contains:
- the rpoA2 gene encoding DNA-directed RNA polymerase subunit A'': MAKKDFEKALQRKGLDNATIVKISARFNKIDEVKSASKDQLFEAGLDEAEVEKVLGALGVKKTKKVAVGKKSLKKAEPVEEEKDEFKMPLDKIRPQSEYEKKLSKIAEELGLELPRRVISTIAGRIEGIDVPDEKVKAILRKANEKYLDHRMDANESAGIVAAQSIGEPGTQMTMRTFHYAGVAEINVTLGLPRLIEIVDARRVPSTPMMNIYLTEEYRNDRDKVKRIASQIETTTVGEIADIETDMTNMRILVKMDVHRLEQHELTPKDVYDRIGRLRGLKTVVELDDDVIIINSEEPSFKRLQNIVDMVRDAKIKGVDQISRAIIKKTGDEYVIYTEGSNLRDVLSVPEVDKRRTTTNSIQEIYDVLGVEAARQSIIDEAYKTLDEQGLTVDIRHIMLVADLMTADGDVKAIGRHGISGRKSSVLARAAFEITAAHLLHAALTGEEDHLDGVAENIIVGQPVTLGTGAVNLVYTPVRRGSKND, encoded by the coding sequence ATGGCAAAGAAGGATTTCGAGAAGGCGCTGCAGCGCAAGGGCCTCGACAACGCCACCATAGTGAAGATATCAGCGAGGTTCAACAAGATCGATGAGGTCAAGTCCGCCAGCAAGGACCAGCTTTTCGAAGCGGGTCTGGATGAGGCAGAGGTCGAGAAGGTCCTCGGGGCCCTGGGCGTCAAGAAGACCAAGAAGGTCGCCGTTGGTAAGAAGTCCCTGAAGAAGGCCGAGCCGGTGGAGGAGGAAAAGGACGAGTTCAAGATGCCGCTCGACAAGATCAGGCCCCAGAGCGAGTATGAGAAGAAGCTGAGCAAGATCGCAGAGGAGCTCGGTCTTGAGCTACCTAGGAGAGTGATCAGCACCATCGCCGGGAGGATCGAGGGTATCGATGTCCCCGATGAGAAGGTCAAGGCGATCCTGAGGAAGGCGAACGAAAAGTACCTGGACCACAGGATGGACGCTAACGAGTCCGCAGGGATAGTAGCGGCACAATCAATAGGTGAGCCAGGGACCCAGATGACCATGCGTACCTTCCACTATGCCGGTGTCGCTGAGATCAACGTCACCTTAGGTCTGCCGAGATTGATAGAGATCGTAGATGCTAGAAGGGTCCCATCTACACCGATGATGAACATATACCTCACCGAGGAGTACAGGAACGACAGGGACAAGGTGAAGAGGATCGCCTCCCAGATCGAGACCACCACGGTCGGTGAGATAGCGGACATCGAGACCGACATGACGAACATGCGGATATTGGTCAAGATGGACGTGCACCGCCTGGAACAGCATGAGCTGACACCAAAGGACGTCTATGACCGCATCGGCAGGTTGCGTGGGCTGAAGACAGTGGTCGAGCTTGATGATGATGTGATCATCATAAACTCCGAGGAACCTTCCTTCAAGAGGCTTCAGAACATTGTCGACATGGTCAGGGATGCCAAGATAAAAGGGGTCGACCAGATCTCGAGGGCCATCATAAAGAAGACTGGTGACGAGTACGTCATATACACAGAGGGGTCGAACCTGAGGGACGTTCTCAGCGTGCCAGAGGTGGACAAGCGCCGTACGACGACGAACTCCATACAGGAGATCTATGACGTCCTCGGCGTAGAGGCGGCGAGGCAGTCGATCATAGATGAGGCCTATAAGACGTTGGACGAACAAGGTCTGACCGTCGACATAAGGCACATCATGCTGGTAGCTGACCTGATGACGGCCGACGGGGATGTGAAGGCGATAGGGAGGCATGGCATCTCGGGTCGCAAGTCGAGCGTCCTCGCGAGGGCGGCGTTCGAGATAACCGCCGCCCACCTCCTCCATGCCGCACTGACGGGAGAGGAGGACCACCTCGATGGCGTGGCAGAAAACATTATAGTAGGGCAGCCGGTTACGCTCGGTACCGGGGCTGTTAATCTAGTATATACTCCTGTACGCAGGGGGTCGAAGAATGATTGA
- a CDS encoding radical SAM protein: protein MRATVIDCYIDEPGSLGVPPFIHPGVRAVYGALVDAGCDTSYVTIDDIRQGMHLDNADVYVVMAGCAVPGRYIRAMPASAKEVLSLARTLPGIKVLGGPAALEKMDWSSAFDVIGKKDAASASFDLVRKGWGTDRWRTVSEWERWLLKGAECVMQHPDHPQPLIAEIETYRGCVRYRSGGCSFCIEPLKGEPEFRDAGSIIEEVARLHELGVRNFRLGAQTCFISYKAHMDGTDRPRPNPQEVERLLSGISSVRPDVLHLDNANPAIIAQWPDEARMVLESIAEHCTSGNVLALGLESADPVVREANNLNASAEETMQAVRMINEVGGERGPNGLPKVLPGINFIVGLDGERKESLLHNMRFLKGVMSEGLLLRRINIRQVIGIRRQFRQNLTHGEFLKFKEWVRQEVDHVMLERMLPRGTLLKGIYTELKEGKVTFGRQIGTYPILVGFEHPVEMSRLYDAKVTGWGFRSITAVEWPLSINRCHISAIEALPGVGRKRAMRVFRARPFKGPEDFVASFDDVELGRYLLDYVTFDRL, encoded by the coding sequence ATGAGGGCGACGGTCATCGACTGCTATATTGACGAACCTGGTTCCCTGGGAGTCCCACCGTTCATACACCCAGGGGTCCGGGCCGTATATGGCGCGCTCGTCGATGCCGGCTGCGACACCTCGTACGTAACTATAGATGACATCAGACAGGGAATGCACCTTGACAACGCGGATGTGTACGTGGTCATGGCTGGATGCGCAGTTCCTGGCAGATATATCAGGGCGATGCCTGCCTCGGCCAAAGAGGTGCTCTCATTAGCAAGGACTTTGCCAGGCATCAAGGTCCTGGGCGGACCCGCTGCCCTTGAGAAAATGGATTGGTCGAGCGCCTTCGATGTCATAGGAAAAAAGGACGCCGCCTCCGCTTCCTTCGATCTCGTGAGAAAAGGGTGGGGGACAGACCGTTGGAGGACGGTCTCGGAATGGGAACGGTGGTTACTGAAGGGTGCGGAGTGTGTTATGCAGCACCCTGACCATCCACAGCCATTGATAGCAGAGATAGAGACGTACAGGGGATGCGTAAGGTACCGAAGCGGAGGATGTTCATTCTGCATCGAGCCACTTAAGGGAGAGCCTGAGTTCAGGGATGCGGGCAGTATAATAGAGGAGGTCGCTCGCCTGCATGAGCTTGGCGTGCGCAACTTCCGTCTTGGAGCGCAGACCTGTTTCATATCCTATAAGGCCCATATGGATGGAACGGACAGGCCAAGACCTAACCCCCAGGAGGTCGAGCGCCTTCTTTCGGGGATCTCCTCGGTCAGACCGGACGTCCTGCACCTTGACAATGCCAACCCGGCGATCATCGCTCAATGGCCAGATGAGGCCAGGATGGTCCTTGAGAGCATAGCTGAGCATTGCACGAGCGGTAATGTTCTGGCTTTGGGGCTAGAATCGGCCGATCCTGTCGTGAGGGAGGCCAACAACCTGAACGCCTCGGCCGAGGAGACCATGCAGGCCGTGAGGATGATCAACGAGGTGGGAGGTGAGCGTGGACCCAACGGGCTCCCCAAGGTCCTCCCAGGCATCAATTTCATAGTTGGTCTGGATGGTGAGCGGAAAGAGTCGCTCTTGCACAACATGAGGTTCTTGAAGGGAGTTATGTCCGAAGGCCTCCTCCTGCGGAGGATCAACATCAGGCAGGTGATCGGCATCCGCAGACAGTTCAGACAGAACCTTACCCATGGGGAGTTCCTTAAATTCAAGGAATGGGTCAGGCAGGAGGTCGACCACGTGATGCTCGAAAGGATGCTTCCCAGGGGCACCCTTCTCAAAGGAATATATACCGAGCTCAAGGAGGGCAAGGTGACGTTCGGTAGGCAGATAGGTACTTATCCCATCCTTGTGGGATTCGAGCATCCTGTGGAGATGTCCCGCCTCTATGACGCCAAGGTCACAGGCTGGGGTTTCAGAAGCATCACCGCGGTTGAATGGCCCTTGAGCATCAACAGGTGCCACATATCTGCGATCGAGGCCCTTCCGGGCGTAGGGAGGAAGAGGGCCATGAGGGTGTTCAGGGCAAGGCCTTTCAAAGGACCGGAGGACTTTGTTGCAAGCTTCGACGATGTTGAGCTAGGAAGATACCTGCTGGATTACGTGACCTTCGATCGGTTGTAA
- a CDS encoding DNA-directed RNA polymerase subunit B, translating into MRDLVELYFKDRSIVNHHISSFNDFLSTMDNPNSRMQKIVDNLRVSAEDLDRGIIRLDKDKTDGRIVEIRVGRKRDEKTGAIDQSAKPTIHVKLPETREANGYVHELTPMEARLRNLNYLAPIFLEFTVIEDGIEKESETVHIGDLPIMVKSKKCNLYKENLEEERELTEEEYNRTLQKKGEDPMDPGGYFIIGGTERVLITLEDLAPNRVMVEFNERYGTKLEVAKVFSQKEGHRALTLVEKKRDGVLMVTVPAASGQIPLVALMKALGMENDQEIFEAIASDPRMSNIVYANIEEIHDKKVYPPNGIFTTNDAIAYLERKFATGQAKEYRVKKVESIIDRSLLPHLGDTPDDRMKKAIFLGRIARSVLELSLNMRNEDDKDHYANKRLKLAGDLMEDLFRVAFTNLMKDLKYQLERSYARKKDLRIGSAIRPDLLSHRLLHALATGNWVGGRAGVSQLLDRTSNMSTLSHLRRITSSLTRSQPHFEARDLHPTQWGRLCPNETPEGQNCGLVKNAALIIDVSEGFREEDVTYLLKDLGVKEVRGQQKAGTRVYVNGDLKGVHDRAKYLINEMRQRRRSGLLSHEINVRYDEEMDEVIINCDEGRLRRSLIVVNDGKIALTRRHIEEIREGKLRWNDLVREGVIEWIDAEEEEDAFIAVSPYEVPERCDHCGRALSPMDLDWMNPGTADKDAQLKCRHCGGMISSKLLITKEHTHMEVDPMCILGVCSGLVPYPEHNSSPRVTMGAGMAKQSLGLAASNYRMRPDTRGHIMHYPQKPLVQTKTMDFVAFNKRPAGQNFVVAVLSYHGFNMEDALILNKASVERGLGRSTFMRTYRAEERRYPGGQEDHFEIPQPDVRGARQDQSYVNLDPDDGLISPEIAVNAGDVLIGKTSPPRFLEEDVGDFLSVQKRRETSVTCRGGETGWVDSVMLTESENGSRLVKVKVRDERIPELGDKFASRHGQKGVVGLIQPAEDMPFTAEGLTPDLVVNPHGIPSRMTVAHILEMIGGKVGCAEARTIDGTPFSGEKEEAIRESLVRAGFMHSGREVMYDGQTGRKIEADIFMGVIYYQKLHHMVSGKMHVRSRGPVQILTRQPTEGRSRQGGLRFGEMERDCLIGHGAAMVIKDRLLDESDGTYQYVCGNPNCGHIAILDRRGALRCPVCGNNTNVHLVQTSYAFKLLLDELLSLGVAMRLQLEDLR; encoded by the coding sequence TTGCGAGATCTAGTCGAACTCTATTTTAAGGACAGGAGCATCGTCAACCATCATATATCCAGCTTCAATGACTTCCTGTCCACAATGGACAATCCTAACAGCAGGATGCAGAAGATCGTTGACAACCTTCGTGTGTCCGCTGAGGACCTTGACAGGGGCATCATAAGATTGGACAAGGACAAGACGGACGGAAGGATCGTCGAGATCCGCGTCGGTAGGAAGAGGGATGAGAAGACGGGAGCGATCGACCAGAGCGCCAAGCCTACGATCCATGTCAAGCTCCCTGAGACCCGGGAGGCCAATGGTTACGTCCATGAGCTGACCCCGATGGAGGCCAGGTTGAGGAACCTCAACTACCTGGCCCCGATCTTTCTCGAGTTCACGGTTATAGAGGATGGGATAGAGAAGGAGTCGGAGACGGTCCACATAGGCGACCTCCCGATCATGGTCAAGAGCAAAAAGTGCAACCTTTATAAAGAGAACCTTGAAGAGGAGCGGGAGCTGACAGAGGAGGAATATAACAGGACCCTTCAGAAAAAGGGCGAGGACCCGATGGACCCAGGCGGTTATTTCATCATCGGAGGTACGGAGCGTGTTCTTATCACCCTCGAGGACCTCGCGCCTAACCGTGTCATGGTGGAGTTCAACGAGCGCTATGGCACGAAGCTGGAAGTAGCTAAGGTGTTCTCGCAGAAGGAAGGGCACCGAGCCCTGACGCTTGTCGAGAAGAAGCGGGATGGGGTGCTTATGGTCACCGTCCCGGCGGCATCTGGCCAGATACCCCTCGTCGCACTGATGAAGGCTTTAGGCATGGAGAACGACCAGGAGATATTCGAGGCCATCGCGTCCGATCCGAGGATGAGCAACATCGTTTACGCTAACATCGAGGAGATCCATGATAAGAAGGTCTACCCCCCCAACGGTATTTTCACCACGAACGACGCCATCGCCTACCTGGAACGCAAGTTCGCTACCGGGCAGGCAAAGGAATACCGCGTCAAGAAGGTCGAGTCCATCATCGACCGCTCATTGCTCCCGCACCTTGGCGATACGCCCGATGACCGCATGAAGAAGGCGATATTCCTCGGCCGCATCGCAAGGTCCGTGCTTGAGCTTTCATTGAACATGAGGAACGAGGATGACAAGGACCATTATGCCAACAAGAGGCTGAAGCTGGCAGGCGACCTGATGGAGGACCTCTTCCGCGTCGCCTTCACAAACCTCATGAAAGACCTGAAGTACCAGCTGGAGAGGTCCTATGCAAGGAAGAAGGACCTTCGGATAGGGAGCGCAATCAGGCCAGACCTTTTGTCACACCGTCTCCTGCACGCCCTGGCGACCGGCAATTGGGTCGGTGGTCGTGCAGGTGTGAGCCAGCTGCTGGACAGGACCTCGAACATGTCCACGCTCTCCCACCTCAGGCGTATTACGTCTTCCTTGACCAGGAGCCAGCCACACTTCGAGGCGCGTGACCTACATCCCACCCAGTGGGGCCGTCTATGCCCCAACGAGACCCCCGAGGGGCAGAACTGCGGTCTGGTCAAGAATGCCGCGCTTATCATCGACGTCTCAGAAGGGTTCCGTGAGGAGGACGTCACATACCTGCTGAAGGACCTTGGGGTAAAAGAGGTGAGAGGCCAGCAGAAGGCGGGCACCCGGGTCTATGTAAATGGGGACCTGAAGGGGGTCCATGACCGGGCAAAGTACCTCATCAACGAGATGCGCCAGAGGCGCAGGTCAGGGCTCCTCTCACATGAGATAAACGTCCGTTATGATGAGGAGATGGACGAGGTCATAATCAACTGCGATGAGGGGCGTCTCCGGAGGAGCCTCATCGTTGTCAATGATGGGAAGATCGCCCTTACCAGGAGGCATATTGAGGAGATCCGCGAGGGCAAGCTCCGCTGGAACGACCTCGTCCGCGAGGGCGTCATAGAATGGATCGATGCGGAGGAGGAAGAGGACGCGTTCATCGCCGTATCTCCGTATGAGGTCCCTGAGAGATGTGACCATTGTGGGCGTGCATTATCACCTATGGACCTTGATTGGATGAACCCAGGCACGGCGGACAAGGATGCCCAGCTCAAATGCAGGCATTGCGGAGGGATGATCTCATCCAAGCTTTTGATCACCAAGGAGCACACCCACATGGAGGTAGATCCGATGTGCATACTCGGGGTCTGCTCCGGACTGGTGCCATACCCAGAGCATAACTCGTCACCGCGTGTCACCATGGGGGCAGGGATGGCGAAGCAATCGTTGGGCCTGGCCGCCTCCAACTACCGTATGAGGCCGGACACCCGTGGGCACATCATGCATTATCCGCAGAAGCCGTTGGTCCAGACGAAGACGATGGACTTCGTTGCGTTCAACAAGAGGCCCGCAGGGCAGAACTTTGTCGTGGCCGTCCTGTCCTATCATGGTTTCAACATGGAGGACGCATTGATCCTCAACAAGGCGAGCGTCGAGCGCGGCCTCGGCAGGTCCACATTCATGAGAACATACAGGGCCGAGGAACGCAGATACCCAGGGGGACAGGAGGACCATTTCGAGATCCCCCAGCCGGACGTCCGTGGCGCAAGGCAGGACCAGTCATATGTCAACCTTGACCCTGACGACGGTCTGATCTCACCTGAGATAGCGGTCAATGCCGGCGATGTGCTGATAGGGAAGACCTCGCCGCCGAGGTTCCTTGAGGAGGATGTCGGTGACTTCCTTTCCGTTCAGAAGCGCAGGGAGACATCGGTCACCTGCCGCGGCGGCGAGACCGGATGGGTCGACTCGGTCATGCTGACCGAGTCCGAGAACGGCTCCAGGCTCGTCAAGGTGAAGGTGAGGGACGAGCGCATTCCAGAGCTGGGCGACAAGTTCGCCTCAAGGCATGGGCAGAAAGGGGTCGTCGGTCTGATCCAACCTGCAGAGGACATGCCCTTTACAGCAGAAGGGCTCACTCCCGACCTGGTCGTCAACCCGCACGGTATACCGTCCCGTATGACCGTGGCGCACATACTTGAGATGATCGGTGGAAAGGTCGGCTGTGCGGAGGCGAGGACCATCGATGGCACCCCGTTCAGCGGAGAGAAGGAGGAGGCGATCAGGGAGTCCTTGGTCAGGGCCGGCTTCATGCACTCCGGAAGAGAGGTCATGTACGATGGCCAGACAGGAAGGAAGATAGAGGCCGACATATTCATGGGCGTGATCTATTACCAGAAGCTCCATCACATGGTCTCAGGGAAGATGCACGTCAGGTCCCGCGGGCCTGTGCAGATACTCACGAGGCAACCGACAGAAGGCCGCTCCAGACAGGGCGGTCTCAGGTTCGGTGAGATGGAGCGTGACTGCCTGATAGGCCATGGTGCCGCCATGGTCATAAAGGACCGGCTTCTCGACGAGTCCGATGGTACCTATCAATATGTATGCGGCAACCCCAACTGCGGCCATATAGCGATATTGGACCGAAGAGGGGCGCTCCGCTGCCCTGTATGCGGAAACAACACGAACGTGCACCTGGTGCAGACGTCCTATGCGTTCAAACTGCTCCTCGATGAGCTGCTATCGCTTGGGGTCGCCATGCGCCTTCAGCTGGAGGATTTGCGATGA
- a CDS encoding elongation factor 1-beta yields MGQVASVHTLMSEDPDFNYEKLGNDLQSLVPSGIKVIRTEVKPLAFGLKMLEVTCIMQDAAGLIEELEKVYSSIEGISNVEVKEVGLI; encoded by the coding sequence ATGGGGCAGGTAGCTTCAGTTCACACCTTGATGTCAGAAGACCCTGACTTCAATTATGAGAAGCTAGGTAATGATCTTCAGAGCTTGGTGCCGTCAGGCATCAAGGTCATCAGGACAGAGGTCAAGCCTTTGGCCTTTGGACTGAAGATGTTGGAGGTCACCTGCATCATGCAGGACGCAGCGGGACTCATCGAGGAGCTGGAAAAGGTCTATAGCTCCATCGAAGGCATCTCCAACGTCGAGGTCAAGGAAGTCGGCCTCATTTGA
- a CDS encoding DUF1610 domain-containing protein has translation MQNEKICSSCGIRLTGTGITFFKCPGCGQVEVGRCYNCRDQSVKYVCPRCGFTGP, from the coding sequence ATGCAGAATGAAAAGATTTGCAGTTCATGCGGCATCAGGTTGACCGGGACCGGTATTACATTCTTCAAATGCCCTGGTTGTGGGCAGGTAGAGGTCGGACGATGCTACAATTGCCGCGACCAGAGCGTCAAATACGTTTGCCCTAGATGCGGGTTCACAGGACCATAA
- a CDS encoding 50S ribosomal protein L30e, with translation MIDLGRELKSAASTGKVVFGVQQAIKAVKSGDAKMVIISSNCPNEFLKSKSHKVPVHVFEGSNMELGALAGKPHSVSALAVIDKGASNILSL, from the coding sequence ATGATTGATCTGGGAAGAGAATTGAAATCCGCAGCATCCACCGGAAAGGTGGTGTTCGGTGTGCAGCAGGCGATAAAGGCGGTCAAGAGCGGAGATGCCAAGATGGTCATCATCTCGAGCAACTGCCCGAACGAATTCCTAAAGTCCAAGAGCCACAAGGTCCCTGTCCATGTCTTTGAAGGCAGCAATATGGAACTTGGTGCCCTGGCCGGGAAACCCCACTCGGTCTCCGCGCTGGCCGTTATCGACAAGGGCGCGTCCAACATCCTTTCGCTGTGA
- a CDS encoding DNA-directed RNA polymerase subunit A' — translation MKRGVSKRIGSIKFACLSPDEIRKMSAAKIITADTYDDDGFPIEMGLMDPHLGVIEPGLRCKTCGHKVDECPGHFGSIDLAMPVIHVGYVKEIKKLLQATCKSCGRLMLNEEEVKGFRSKMEQFEELGGDTTDIRELSKDTAKDAQKQICPHCGKEQLKITLDKPTTFREDGHKLTPKEVRERLERIPAEDLVPLGIDPQSCRPEWMVLTALPVPPVTVRPSITLESSDRSEDDLTHKLVDVLRINQRLRENRDAGAPQLIVEDLWELLQYHVTTYFDNQTSGIPPARHRSGRPLKTLVQRLKGKEGRFRSNLSGKRVNFSARTVISPDPGLSINEVGVPEEAARELTVPVNVTKANIEVLKELVKRGPTPSGDRYVPGVNYVIRPDGRRIRVTDKNAETVAETIEPNFVIERHLQDGDIVLFNRQPSLHRMSMMAHTVRVMPGKTFRLNLCVCPPYNADFDGDEMNLHVLQSEEARAEAMILMKVQEHIMSPRFGGPVIGAIHDHITGCFILTYMNRKFDRAQALAILSKLEGVQLPEPDSSDKNGPLWSGKRLFSTILPKDFRITFKASICEKCSSCKKDKCDKDAYVRIRNGQLLSGTIDEKAIGSFKGRILDKIARDYGAEQARMFLDNVTRMAIGAIMVCGFSTGIDDEDIPEEAKRQIEDMLQESIDEVNRLVEAYKNGELEQMPGRSMRETLEVEVMRVLGKARDEAGKIAGKHLGIENAAVAMARSGARGSMLNLSQMAGCIGQQAVRGERLSRGYWNRTLPHFRKGDLGAQAKGFVTNSYKSGLTPTEFFFHSMGGREGLVDTAVRTSRSGYMQRRLINALEDLKMKQDGTVRNTADSIIQFQYGEDGIDPTRSVAGEAIDIDDILTEVLGEEAELLAKIEEKKVGGYATVEKDLMETGEEEFEEAGEEPEFEAGGEE, via the coding sequence ATGAAGAGAGGGGTTTCCAAGAGGATAGGGTCGATAAAGTTCGCCTGCCTGTCCCCTGATGAGATACGCAAGATGTCCGCTGCAAAGATAATAACGGCCGACACCTATGACGATGACGGTTTCCCGATAGAGATGGGCCTGATGGACCCTCACCTCGGGGTCATCGAACCGGGCCTCAGGTGCAAGACCTGCGGGCACAAGGTGGACGAATGCCCCGGCCACTTTGGCAGCATAGACCTTGCCATGCCCGTCATTCACGTGGGCTATGTCAAGGAGATTAAGAAGCTGTTGCAGGCCACCTGCAAGAGCTGCGGCCGCCTGATGCTCAACGAGGAGGAGGTCAAGGGCTTCAGGTCGAAGATGGAACAGTTCGAGGAGCTGGGCGGGGACACGACCGACATACGCGAGCTCTCCAAGGACACGGCCAAGGACGCACAGAAACAGATATGCCCTCATTGCGGAAAGGAACAGCTCAAGATAACATTGGACAAGCCGACCACCTTCCGAGAGGACGGTCATAAGCTGACCCCGAAGGAGGTCAGGGAGAGGTTGGAGAGGATACCAGCTGAGGACCTGGTGCCGCTAGGCATCGACCCCCAGTCCTGCCGTCCTGAGTGGATGGTGCTCACAGCGCTCCCAGTTCCCCCCGTGACCGTCCGACCATCGATCACACTGGAGTCGAGCGACAGGTCTGAGGATGACCTCACCCACAAGCTCGTCGATGTGCTGAGGATCAATCAGCGCCTTCGTGAGAACCGTGATGCTGGCGCCCCACAGCTGATAGTCGAGGACCTGTGGGAGCTGCTCCAGTACCACGTCACCACATATTTCGACAACCAGACATCTGGCATACCGCCTGCAAGGCACAGGTCCGGTCGGCCCTTGAAGACCCTGGTGCAGCGCCTTAAGGGAAAGGAGGGCCGTTTCCGTTCGAACCTGTCAGGTAAGCGCGTCAACTTCTCGGCGCGTACCGTCATCTCCCCGGACCCCGGGCTATCGATCAACGAGGTCGGCGTCCCAGAGGAGGCGGCAAGGGAGCTGACCGTCCCTGTCAATGTCACGAAGGCGAACATCGAGGTGCTCAAGGAGCTCGTGAAGCGTGGCCCAACACCATCTGGGGACCGTTATGTGCCGGGCGTAAACTACGTCATCAGGCCTGATGGCCGCAGGATAAGGGTCACGGACAAGAATGCCGAGACGGTCGCTGAGACCATCGAGCCCAACTTCGTCATCGAAAGACATCTCCAGGACGGTGACATAGTCCTCTTCAACAGGCAGCCCTCGCTGCACAGGATGTCCATGATGGCGCACACCGTGAGGGTCATGCCTGGAAAGACCTTCAGGTTGAACCTTTGTGTCTGCCCGCCTTACAACGCGGACTTTGACGGGGACGAGATGAACCTCCATGTGCTACAGAGCGAGGAGGCGCGGGCCGAGGCGATGATATTGATGAAGGTGCAGGAGCACATAATGTCGCCCAGGTTCGGGGGCCCGGTCATAGGCGCGATCCACGATCATATCACCGGATGCTTCATTCTGACCTACATGAACAGGAAGTTCGACAGGGCCCAGGCCCTTGCGATCCTCTCGAAGCTCGAGGGGGTCCAGCTCCCGGAGCCAGATTCATCGGACAAGAACGGACCGCTCTGGAGCGGGAAGAGATTGTTCTCCACGATATTGCCCAAGGATTTCCGAATCACCTTCAAGGCAAGCATATGTGAGAAGTGCTCGAGCTGCAAGAAGGACAAATGCGACAAGGACGCATACGTCCGCATCAGGAACGGACAGCTATTGTCCGGTACGATCGACGAGAAGGCCATCGGCTCGTTCAAAGGCCGCATACTTGACAAGATAGCAAGGGACTATGGCGCAGAGCAGGCCAGGATGTTCCTTGACAACGTCACCAGGATGGCCATCGGCGCGATAATGGTGTGCGGGTTCAGCACCGGCATCGACGATGAGGACATCCCAGAGGAGGCGAAGCGCCAGATAGAAGATATGCTCCAGGAGTCGATCGACGAGGTCAACAGGCTCGTCGAGGCATATAAGAACGGCGAGCTCGAACAGATGCCAGGACGCTCCATGAGAGAGACACTTGAGGTCGAGGTCATGCGCGTCCTGGGAAAAGCTCGTGACGAGGCCGGTAAGATAGCAGGCAAGCATCTGGGCATCGAGAACGCGGCGGTCGCGATGGCAAGGTCCGGTGCCCGCGGCTCTATGCTCAACCTATCTCAGATGGCAGGCTGCATCGGCCAACAGGCGGTCCGTGGTGAGCGTCTCAGCAGAGGGTATTGGAACCGCACGCTCCCGCACTTCAGGAAGGGGGACCTTGGGGCACAGGCGAAAGGATTCGTCACCAACTCCTATAAATCTGGTCTCACTCCGACCGAGTTCTTCTTCCACTCGATGGGAGGACGTGAAGGTCTGGTCGATACCGCCGTACGTACATCCAGGTCAGGATATATGCAGCGCAGGCTCATCAATGCGCTGGAGGACCTGAAGATGAAGCAGGACGGCACGGTCAGGAACACGGCGGACAGCATCATACAGTTCCAGTATGGCGAGGACGGTATCGATCCAACGAGGTCGGTCGCGGGCGAGGCGATAGACATCGACGACATCCTCACAGAGGTGCTGGGCGAAGAGGCCGAGCTGCTTGCGAAGATCGAGGAGAAGAAGGTCGGCGGCTACGCGACGGTCGAGAAGGACCTCATGGAGACAGGAGAGGAGGAGTTTGAGGAGGCGGGCGAGGAGCCCGAGTTCGAGGCCGGAGGTGAGGAGTGA
- a CDS encoding DNA-directed RNA polymerase subunit H, with the protein MVETPQFNVLEHNLVPEHRLLSDEEAEAVLAKLKISKDQLPKIRKNDACIKVLEKISHTDIKEGSIIQITRKSKTAEVAVAYRLVRG; encoded by the coding sequence TTGGTCGAAACGCCACAGTTCAACGTATTAGAGCACAATCTCGTGCCCGAGCATCGTTTGTTATCGGATGAAGAGGCCGAGGCCGTCCTAGCGAAGCTCAAGATCTCCAAGGATCAGCTTCCAAAGATTAGGAAGAACGACGCCTGCATCAAGGTCCTCGAGAAGATCAGTCATACAGACATCAAGGAGGGGTCTATCATCCAGATAACCCGCAAGAGCAAGACCGCGGAGGTAGCGGTCGCCTATCGTTTGGTCAGAGGGTGA